A part of Oncorhynchus clarkii lewisi isolate Uvic-CL-2024 chromosome 17, UVic_Ocla_1.0, whole genome shotgun sequence genomic DNA contains:
- the LOC139369598 gene encoding TBC1 domain family member 24-like — protein MIHVSSTPKFSTCGTISLDPSPMETTADPDQDLSSAARHRRPRSHSYYSPEDAKKYGIETATDENFVRPRSRSFYSYETSELHREGNFTRSNAMRPRSNSLEKSGDRKTENSANGNQGIMARLNKRSKSNTNKHLPCRDLNGRRGSLKGVPMMTISESENWEISSCSGMKYGQFVDWEKIDPESSERYQRILKSDHQELKTMGRSGFWAMPHTLRAKAYYHIIHGINCRSINPDRDRYQDVAKKLFGEQKMSTHPFPEYMDDGVIPRYCLNEAGLNSVKKVLLCIGKHFPDINFCPILPALVALLLHFSEDEAECFHSICRLIAYNDPNKRYIDQTFLTYRASCMTFGDLANKYCRGIRKLIASSHQNLFEFYSDWIMWIFADLPFTYAIRVLDVYLLEGYKVLYRVALALLSLYKVSVSSRVADVEDFRRDMKSFVENVARHCTVEKLLERAFSIQLATRRELNLLFNANKDSLMQKGISIHQKRQSCQVVDFDSFSSSVVTGTEMRIVWAWIPERFALFNPKKLFSTNEHGRSLASFYSCVEGHEPAILLLKTVDEEVCGAFLSTDLIERKKYDSEEPAYFGTGESFVFTLRPGMERYQRAVVNITAKRQPSPDLRAARVCIYTSSGKEDSSSTPVSTTSTTNHTTLTCPSGTLQDPSYLTIPFTASSPGPLSPSPKRAKEQGASMFIAGDHERLVIGGDGGHALCLQADLEGGYTERCDTFESAPLCKRHFKIRSLEVWGIQNSISFSHYFSYCH, from the exons ATGATCCATGTTTCAAGTACGCCCAAGTTCTCCACTTGTGGGACTATAAGTTTAGACCCGTCTCCTATGGAAACAACCGCTGACCCGGACCAGGACTTGAGCTCAGCAGCCAGACACAGAAGACCCAGGTCCCATTCCTACTACAGCCCAGAGGACGCCAAAAAGTATGGCATAGAGACGGCAACAGATGAGAACTTTGTCAGGCCACGCTCCAGGTCTTTCTATAGTTATGAGACGTCTGAGCTCCACAGAGAAGGGAACTTTACCAGGTCCAACGCTATGAGGCCGAGATCCAACTCCCTGGAGAAGAGTGGGGACAGGAAGACGGAGAATAGTGCGAATGGGAATCAGGGGATCATGGCTCGGCTCAACAAGAGATCCAAGTCCAACACCAACAAACACTTGCCATGCAGAGATCTCAATG GCAGAAGAGGCAGTCTGAAGGGTGTCCCCATGATGACCATCTCTGAATCAGAGAACTGGGAGATCAGCTCCTGTTCTGGCATGAAGTATGGCCAGTTTGTGGACTGGGAAAAGATCGACCCTGAATCTTCAGAGCGCTACCAGAGGATTCTGAAGTCGGACCACCAGGAGCTGAAGACCATGGGTCGATCAGGGTTCTGGGCCATGCCCCATACACTAAGGGCCAAGGCCTATTATCATATAATTCATGGTATCAACTGCAGGTCCATCAACCCGGATCGAGATCGTTACCAGGATGTGGCCAAGAAGCTCTTCGGGGAGCAGAAGATGAGCACACACCCGTTCCCTGAGTACATGGATGATGGTGTGATCCCTAG GTACTGCCTCAACGAAGCTGGTCTCAATTCTGTCAAAAAGGTCCTCCTCTGCATCGGCAAGCACTTTCCGGACATCAACTTCTGCCCAATCCTCCCAGCCTTGGTGGCTCTCCTCCTGCATTTCAGCGAAGATGAAGCCGAGTGCTTCCACAGTATCTGCCGCCTTATCGCCTACAATGACCCCAACAAGCGCTACATCGACCAGACATTCCTCACCTACCGGGCCTCCTGCATGACCTTCGGCGACTTGGCCAACAAGTACTGCCGCGGCATCCGCAAGCTCATCGCCAGCTCCCACCAGAACCTCTTTGAGTTCTACTCCGATTGGATCATGTGGATCTTTGCCGACCTCCCCTTCACATACGCTATCAGGGTCCTGGATGTCTATCTCCTGGAGGGTTACAAGGTTCTCTACAGGGTGGCTCTGGCTCTTCTCAGCTTGTACAAGGTCTCGGTTTCGTCTCGTGTCGCCGACGTGGAGGACTTCAGGCGAGACATGAAGAGCTTTGTGGAGAATGTGGCACGTCACTGCACGGTGGAGAAGCTGCTGGAGAGGGCCTTCAGTATCCAGCTGGCCACGCGGAGGGAGCTCAACCTACTGTTCAACGCTAACAAGGACTCACTCATGCAGAAAGGCATCAGTATCCACCAGAAGCG GCAGTCGTGCCAGGTAGTGGATTTTGACAGCTTCAGCTCCAGCGTTGTCACAGGGACAGAGATGAGGATTGTCTGGGCCTGGATCCCTGAACGCTTTGCCCTCTTCAATCCCAAAAAGCTGTTCAGCACCAACGAACATGGCCGAAGCCTGGCCTC ATTTTATTCCTGTGTTGAGGGGCATGAGCCAGCGATCTTGCTTCTGAAAACTGTGGATGAAGAG GTCTGTGGTGCCTTCCTGTCGACAGATTTGATTGAGCGGAAAAAGTATGATTCAGAAGAACCTGCGTATTTTGGGACTGGGGAGAGCTTTGTTTTCACG CTTCGTCCAGGCATGGAGCGCTACCAACGGGCTGTGGTTAACATTACGGCCAAGAGACAACCTTCTCCAGACCTTCGAGCAGCTCGGGTCTGTATATACACTTCCTCTGGTAAAGAGGactcctcctctaccccagtCTCCACCACCTCTACGACCAACCACACCACCCTGACCTGTCCATCAGGGACCCTCCAGGACCCCAGCTACCTGACCATCCCCTTCACCGCCTCCTCCCCcggacctctctccccctcacccaaGAGGGCCAAGGAACAAGGGGCCTCCATGTTCATCGCCGGAGACCACGAAAGGCTAGTCATTG GTGGCGATGGGGGTCATGCTCTCTGCCTCCAGGCTGATCTGGAGGGGGGCTACACGGAGCGATGTGACACCTTCGAGAGCGCCCCTCTCTGCAAGAGACACTTCAAGATCCGATCACTGGAAGTGTGGGGAATTCAGAACTCTATCTCGTTCTCACACTACTTCTCTTACTGTCATTAA